In a genomic window of Roseiflexus castenholzii DSM 13941:
- a CDS encoding fibronectin type III domain-containing protein — protein sequence MDQPLSRPGRIALALALIVNATFVLLALPSVALASGSIVYVAPSGADTPTCGSASQPCATLEAGLERIVHPATGRYAGEIRLAAGTYTYPSNRAVAFIWRRGVVTIRGGYSTSDWNTSNPTANVTILDGENVRRGIWMTNSTFDAAQCVVTIEGLTVTRGRARSDDPSGGGILNDSCTLTLRNVTITNSVARGQDNTNANPATSPGSGGGLSVRGVPDNPAVATLENVVISSNQAIGGNDSASAPRGGLASGGGLFAINARVRAVHLRVENNIARAGDAPGSAGVTGVIQFADGLGGGIFFALMPSFELDRAQVLNNRAEGGDAGNQGGLGLGGGIKIELSAGSITNSIIQGNRAEGGAGANGGAGHGGGIFSTGSTVTIENVHVLQNSVQGVNGSTVGGNGGGGGIYLITTPGAGSTVTASNIVIAGNSAQAGNGAAPTGGGLDCVDTQLTLRHATIANNELQGSVAGLGPAIRLVGTSSSAGCGGEISNSIIANHTGSPIYASSSIKPFTVARVLFFNNGSPNITVAGSAPMTEQNSLSGNPQFVSPGAPNFDYHIQAGSAARDQALNSTTAGDIDGQARPFGAASDVGADEYSTEIPLAFSRIPRGVTLSWRTPPILFITQYRIEYTKSVGANDALEGPSPIPQPVSTTTLTLSGLTRGATYTIVVVGLNGGSEVGRSQEVTLTIWQHEVFLPLVVR from the coding sequence ATGGATCAACCACTCTCCCGACCTGGGCGCATCGCGCTTGCCCTTGCGCTCATTGTCAACGCCACGTTCGTGTTGCTTGCGTTACCATCAGTCGCTCTCGCTTCCGGTTCCATCGTGTATGTCGCTCCTTCGGGAGCCGATACGCCAACGTGTGGCAGCGCAAGCCAGCCCTGCGCCACGCTGGAAGCCGGTCTTGAACGGATCGTTCATCCTGCGACCGGTCGATATGCCGGTGAAATCCGTCTGGCTGCCGGAACATACACCTACCCATCGAATCGAGCGGTCGCCTTTATCTGGCGCAGAGGCGTCGTCACCATACGCGGCGGGTATTCGACCAGCGATTGGAACACCAGCAATCCCACGGCGAATGTCACAATCCTCGATGGTGAGAACGTCCGGCGTGGCATCTGGATGACGAACAGCACGTTCGACGCGGCGCAGTGCGTGGTGACCATCGAGGGGTTGACCGTGACGCGCGGGCGTGCTCGCAGCGATGATCCGTCGGGCGGCGGGATTCTGAACGATAGTTGCACGCTGACATTGCGCAATGTGACGATTACGAACAGCGTGGCGCGCGGACAGGACAACACGAACGCCAATCCTGCAACCTCTCCGGGAAGCGGCGGCGGTCTGTCCGTGAGAGGGGTTCCCGACAACCCGGCAGTCGCAACCCTCGAAAACGTTGTGATCAGCAGCAACCAGGCAATTGGCGGGAACGATAGCGCGTCGGCGCCGCGTGGCGGCCTTGCATCCGGCGGCGGTCTCTTCGCCATCAATGCGCGTGTGCGTGCTGTTCATCTGCGGGTCGAGAACAACATCGCGCGCGCGGGTGATGCGCCAGGGTCTGCTGGCGTCACCGGCGTCATCCAGTTTGCCGATGGGCTTGGCGGCGGCATCTTTTTTGCATTGATGCCGTCGTTCGAACTGGATCGTGCGCAGGTGCTCAACAATCGGGCAGAAGGCGGCGACGCCGGCAATCAGGGTGGTCTGGGGCTTGGCGGCGGCATCAAGATCGAACTGAGCGCCGGCAGCATAACGAACAGCATCATTCAGGGCAATCGCGCGGAAGGCGGCGCCGGCGCGAACGGCGGCGCAGGGCATGGCGGCGGCATCTTCTCCACCGGCTCAACAGTGACCATAGAGAATGTCCATGTTCTCCAGAACAGCGTCCAGGGCGTCAATGGATCGACCGTCGGCGGCAACGGCGGCGGCGGCGGCATCTATTTGATCACCACACCCGGCGCCGGCAGCACCGTTACTGCCAGTAACATTGTGATCGCCGGCAACAGTGCGCAGGCGGGCAATGGCGCAGCGCCGACCGGTGGCGGTCTCGACTGTGTTGACACACAGTTGACGCTGCGCCACGCAACGATTGCCAACAATGAGTTGCAGGGGTCTGTCGCCGGTCTTGGTCCGGCGATCCGGCTGGTCGGCACATCGTCGTCCGCCGGTTGCGGCGGTGAGATCAGCAACAGTATCATCGCCAACCATACCGGTTCGCCGATCTATGCCAGCAGTTCGATCAAGCCGTTTACCGTCGCTCGTGTGCTGTTTTTCAACAATGGCAGCCCGAATATAACGGTAGCAGGCAGTGCGCCGATGACCGAGCAGAACTCGTTGAGCGGCAACCCGCAGTTCGTCTCGCCAGGCGCGCCGAATTTCGATTACCACATTCAAGCCGGTTCCGCCGCAAGGGATCAGGCGCTGAATAGCACGACCGCCGGCGACATTGATGGACAGGCGCGCCCATTTGGGGCTGCCAGCGATGTCGGCGCCGATGAATATTCGACCGAAATTCCGCTCGCGTTTTCGCGCATTCCGCGCGGGGTGACCCTTTCCTGGCGCACCCCGCCGATTCTTTTCATCACCCAGTATCGGATTGAATACACGAAAAGCGTCGGCGCGAACGACGCTCTTGAAGGTCCGTCGCCGATTCCACAGCCTGTCTCAACCACCACGCTGACGCTGAGCGGTTTGACACGTGGCGCTACCTACACGATTGTCGTCGTCGGGTTGAATGGCGGGAGTGAAGTTGGGCGCTCGCAGGAAGTGACACTCACCATCTGGCAGCACGAAGTGTTTTTGCCGCTTGTGGTAAGATAG
- a CDS encoding RNA-guided endonuclease InsQ/TnpB family protein, with translation MRKAFVYRLYPSKPQERRLEFTRETCRRFYNDCLAERKTAYEERGETIRKSAQLRRVKERKATNPDAKDVHSHILQIVVDDLDKAFQAFFRRVKTGEKPGYPRFKGRNRWKGFGLKEYGNGFKIDGRRLRITGIGRIAVRWHRPLEGRIKTLRIVKRAGKWYAAFSCITNEVPAPPAQRDVGIDVGVACLLTTSDGEKVDNPRWHRVEQRKLRVLQRRVARRKKGGGNRKKAVLALQRQHERIANRRKDFLNKLVHNLITRYDRIALEDLRITNMVRNPRLAKSILDASWGCLIRRLMSKAASAGRLVLLVDPRNTSQDCSQCGRLVAKDLSVRVHQCPHCGVVLDRDHNAAINILKRAGQVLWGISSSPGGLPQEAAGF, from the coding sequence ATGCGCAAGGCGTTCGTCTACCGTCTCTACCCATCGAAGCCCCAGGAACGGCGGCTGGAATTCACCCGCGAGACCTGCCGGCGCTTCTATAACGACTGCCTTGCAGAGCGCAAGACCGCTTACGAGGAACGCGGTGAGACGATTCGCAAATCTGCGCAACTGCGGCGCGTGAAAGAGCGCAAAGCGACCAATCCCGACGCTAAAGACGTGCATAGCCACATCCTGCAGATCGTGGTAGACGACCTGGATAAGGCATTTCAAGCCTTCTTCCGTCGTGTGAAAACGGGCGAGAAACCAGGATACCCCAGGTTCAAGGGACGCAATCGCTGGAAGGGGTTTGGTCTGAAAGAGTACGGCAACGGCTTTAAGATCGATGGGCGGCGGCTCCGTATCACCGGCATTGGTCGGATCGCGGTTCGCTGGCATCGTCCCCTTGAAGGGCGGATCAAGACCCTCCGGATTGTGAAACGGGCTGGCAAGTGGTACGCCGCCTTTTCGTGCATCACGAACGAAGTGCCGGCTCCGCCCGCTCAGCGCGATGTGGGGATTGATGTCGGCGTCGCCTGCCTGCTCACGACAAGCGATGGGGAGAAGGTGGACAACCCGCGCTGGCATCGCGTCGAGCAGCGGAAATTGCGCGTGTTGCAGCGACGGGTTGCCCGTCGCAAGAAAGGCGGCGGCAACCGCAAAAAGGCCGTGCTTGCGCTGCAACGCCAACACGAACGGATCGCCAATCGGCGGAAGGACTTCTTGAATAAGCTGGTACACAACCTGATCACACGCTACGACCGGATTGCGCTGGAAGACCTGCGCATCACGAACATGGTGCGCAACCCGCGCCTGGCGAAGAGCATTTTGGACGCTTCGTGGGGCTGCCTCATACGACGCCTGATGAGCAAGGCTGCAAGCGCTGGCCGTCTGGTGCTGCTGGTAGACCCACGGAACACGTCGCAGGACTGCTCTCAGTGTGGGCGGCTCGTTGCGAAGGATTTGAGCGTGCGCGTGCATCAGTGTCCACATTGCGGCGTTGTGCTCGATAGAGATCACAACGCGGCGATCAATATCCTGAAAAGGGCTGGACAAGTCCTTTGGGGCATAAGCTCGTCACCAGGCGGGTTGCCCCAAGAAGCTGCCGGGTTTTAA
- the mntA gene encoding type VII toxin-antitoxin system MntA family adenylyltransferase antitoxin produces the protein MNAASWVESLVAWCRTRNIGLCVLFGSRARGNARPDSDYDLALKPVRAPAPLDRIAWQVELEDLLGANVSLVLLTPATDPVLGWEIARDGRLLYERDRGSWMQERARLWHLYNDALPFRRALAESLRRYADEVLRGS, from the coding sequence ATGAACGCTGCGTCGTGGGTCGAGTCGCTGGTTGCCTGGTGCAGGACGCGCAACATTGGGCTTTGTGTGCTGTTTGGCTCACGAGCGCGAGGAAATGCGCGCCCCGATAGCGACTACGACCTGGCGCTCAAGCCTGTTCGCGCGCCAGCGCCACTTGATCGCATCGCCTGGCAGGTTGAACTCGAGGATCTGCTGGGTGCGAATGTCAGTCTGGTGCTGCTGACCCCCGCCACCGATCCAGTGCTGGGGTGGGAGATCGCGCGCGACGGGCGACTTCTCTACGAACGTGATCGGGGGTCATGGATGCAGGAACGGGCGCGTCTCTGGCATCTGTACAACGACGCGCTTCCATTCCGCCGCGCCCTTGCCGAGTCGCTGCGGCGCTACGCTGATGAGGTGTTGCGTGGCTCGTGA
- a CDS encoding ANTAR domain-containing response regulator, translating to MSQQLRLVIADDESIIRMHLKETLVGLGYLVVGEAGDGVSVINLARELRPDLVIMDIRMPKLDGIQAARVLTEEKIAPVLLLTAYSDRELVDRAREAGVVNYVVKPFHEGELLPAIEIALARYNEFREMDRQINDLKETLETRKLVERAKGVLMDTQGLKEHEAFRKIQQLSMNTRKSMREIAQAILLTAQIEK from the coding sequence GTATGCACTTGAAAGAGACGCTGGTCGGTTTGGGGTATCTGGTGGTTGGCGAGGCAGGTGATGGCGTTAGCGTCATTAATCTGGCACGCGAGTTGCGCCCCGACCTTGTGATTATGGATATTCGCATGCCCAAACTTGATGGCATTCAGGCAGCCAGAGTTCTGACTGAAGAGAAGATTGCGCCGGTTCTGTTGCTGACCGCCTATTCGGATCGGGAGTTGGTGGATCGGGCGCGCGAGGCGGGTGTGGTTAACTATGTCGTCAAGCCGTTCCACGAGGGTGAACTCCTTCCTGCAATCGAGATCGCGCTGGCGCGCTACAACGAGTTTCGTGAGATGGACAGGCAGATCAACGATCTGAAGGAAACGTTGGAGACGCGCAAGCTGGTCGAGCGTGCCAAGGGCGTGCTGATGGATACGCAGGGTCTCAAGGAGCACGAGGCGTTCCGCAAGATTCAGCAACTCTCGATGAACACGCGCAAGTCGATGCGCGAAATTGCGCAGGCGATCCTGTTGACGGCGCAGATCGAGAAGTAA
- the rfbC gene encoding dTDP-4-dehydrorhamnose 3,5-epimerase — MQFTIHKTPLPGAVIIEPVCFRDERGFFLESWNSRDFAARGIAIDFVQDNHSRSVKNVLRGFHYQDMTAPMVKLVRCTLGNVLDVIVDLRVGSPTFGRWHAVELTADNMLQLLVPIGFGHAFLTLSDVAEIQYKCSIYYTPAAEGVIAWNDPDIGVPWPVTDPILSQRDRKGMRLAEYLERPAFRFGNVEGAG; from the coding sequence ATGCAATTCACCATTCACAAAACGCCACTGCCCGGCGCCGTGATCATCGAACCGGTCTGTTTCCGCGATGAGCGCGGCTTTTTTCTGGAGTCGTGGAACTCCCGCGATTTCGCGGCGCGCGGCATTGCAATCGATTTCGTGCAGGACAATCACTCGCGCTCGGTGAAGAACGTGTTGCGCGGCTTCCACTACCAGGATATGACGGCGCCAATGGTGAAACTGGTGCGCTGCACGCTGGGAAACGTCCTTGATGTGATCGTCGATTTGCGCGTGGGATCACCCACCTTCGGGCGCTGGCATGCCGTGGAATTGACAGCAGACAACATGTTGCAACTGTTGGTTCCAATTGGGTTCGGGCATGCGTTTCTCACGCTCTCCGATGTGGCGGAGATTCAGTACAAATGCAGCATATACTACACCCCCGCCGCCGAAGGGGTCATCGCCTGGAACGATCCCGACATTGGCGTCCCCTGGCCCGTGACCGATCCGATCCTCTCGCAGCGCGACCGGAAAGGGATGCGGCTGGCAGAGTATCTTGAACGTCCGGCGTTCCGGTTCGGGAATGTGGAAGGTGCAGGTTGA
- a CDS encoding Uma2 family endonuclease: MTTDTIQISSPVESDADPFRYGWRFVLRPTPDDPRHLEQIPLTLEDVLHPEVGDFIVHSDRHETDRMYLTEVLRARLEPSGLAIVLSDVRIAWDVPNLRAHGPDVMVIPGIPERRNWSTFEVAVEGARPALIIEITSPETRENDLVRKVEHYAWAGVAQYVIVDDMGGRSGERRLRLLDYRLADGRYVAHSTEADGRVQLVIAGLWLGIEGDHVVCYDEQGVAIGDYVMVVRQAAEAAERARQEAAARAEAEARARQEAAARAEAEARARQEAAARAEAEARARQEAAARAEAEARLRALEAELRRLRREEDGQ, encoded by the coding sequence ATGACGACTGACACCATCCAGATCAGTTCTCCGGTCGAATCAGACGCCGATCCGTTCCGCTACGGGTGGCGTTTCGTGCTGCGCCCGACCCCCGACGATCCTCGTCACCTGGAACAGATTCCGCTCACGTTAGAAGATGTCCTGCACCCTGAGGTGGGAGACTTCATCGTGCACAGCGACCGTCACGAAACCGACCGGATGTACCTCACCGAAGTGCTCCGCGCGCGCCTGGAGCCATCTGGTCTTGCGATCGTGCTCAGCGATGTGCGCATTGCATGGGATGTCCCCAACCTGCGGGCGCATGGTCCAGATGTGATGGTTATTCCCGGCATCCCGGAGCGGCGGAACTGGAGCACGTTTGAGGTGGCGGTCGAGGGTGCGCGTCCGGCGCTGATCATCGAAATCACCTCGCCGGAGACGCGCGAGAACGATCTGGTGCGCAAGGTGGAGCACTACGCATGGGCTGGGGTCGCGCAGTATGTGATCGTCGACGATATGGGCGGTCGAAGCGGGGAGCGACGGTTGCGTCTGCTCGACTATCGATTGGCGGATGGGCGCTATGTGGCGCACTCGACGGAAGCCGACGGGCGGGTGCAGCTGGTCATTGCCGGTCTGTGGCTGGGCATCGAGGGCGATCATGTCGTCTGCTATGATGAGCAGGGTGTGGCAATTGGCGACTACGTCATGGTCGTGCGGCAGGCGGCAGAGGCTGCGGAACGGGCGCGCCAGGAAGCGGCAGCGCGGGCGGAGGCGGAAGCGCGGGCGCGCCAGGAAGCGGCAGCGCGGGCGGAGGCGGAAGCGCGGGCGCGCCAGGAAGCGGCAGCCCGCGCCGAGGCGGAAGCGCGGGCGCGCCAGGAAGCGGCAGCCCGCGCCGAGGCGGAAGCGCGGCTGCGTGCGCTGGAGGCTGAACTGCGGCGTCTGCGCCGCGAGGAAGATGGACAATGA
- the hepT gene encoding type VII toxin-antitoxin system HepT family RNase toxin, whose product MARDVLLRKLAYLRQLLRDLAPFEQMSRAEIEAHHYTIERLLELLVGAAADLLFHILAERGRAPTSYRDAFRLAAQEGLLPGDLAGRLQQAAGMRNVLVHLYETIDYDILYASIVPALHDFALFIALAEKWETSEEG is encoded by the coding sequence GTGGCTCGTGATGTCTTGCTGCGTAAGCTGGCATATCTCCGGCAGTTGCTCCGCGATCTGGCGCCATTTGAACAGATGAGCCGCGCCGAGATCGAAGCGCACCACTACACCATCGAGCGTCTTCTCGAATTGCTGGTTGGCGCAGCAGCCGACCTGCTGTTTCATATCCTGGCTGAGCGTGGACGGGCGCCGACCTCGTATCGAGACGCCTTTCGTCTGGCGGCGCAAGAAGGATTGCTGCCGGGCGATCTTGCGGGACGTCTCCAGCAAGCGGCAGGGATGCGCAATGTTCTGGTGCATCTCTACGAAACGATCGATTATGATATTCTGTACGCCAGCATCGTGCCAGCCCTTCACGACTTTGCCCTGTTCATCGCCCTGGCAGAAAAGTGGGAAACGTCGGAAGAAGGTTGA
- a CDS encoding NAD-dependent epimerase/dehydratase family protein — translation MTQRSILITGGAGFIGSHLADALIARGDRVAIIDDLSTGAVANIRHLKGHPNFSYTLDTIANEAVLAELIDESDAIVHLAAAVGVQLIVQSPVRTIETNVNGTELVLRWAAKKGKTVLLASTSEVYGKSERIPFREDDDLVLGPSTMGRWSYACSKLLDEFLALAYHKERDLPVIIARLFNTVGPRQTGRYGMVLPRFVRAALRDVPLRVYGDGQQTRCFCYVGDTVRALIALLDHPGAVGKIFNVGNPQEVSILELAQRVVRLARSSSPIVLVPYEHAYEAGFEDMRRRVPDISRLAALTGFRPTLDLDDIIRAVIAYEQAHGA, via the coding sequence ATGACGCAGCGCAGCATCCTGATCACCGGCGGCGCGGGGTTTATCGGTTCGCACCTGGCGGACGCGCTCATTGCGCGCGGTGACCGGGTGGCGATTATTGATGACCTTTCCACTGGCGCAGTAGCGAATATTCGCCATCTCAAAGGGCATCCGAACTTCAGTTATACGCTCGATACGATTGCAAACGAGGCTGTTCTGGCTGAACTGATCGATGAGAGCGATGCCATCGTGCATTTGGCGGCTGCGGTTGGGGTGCAGCTCATTGTGCAAAGCCCGGTGCGCACCATTGAAACCAATGTGAACGGCACGGAACTGGTGCTGCGCTGGGCGGCGAAGAAGGGCAAGACCGTCCTGCTCGCCAGCACCTCGGAGGTGTACGGCAAGAGTGAGCGGATACCCTTCCGCGAAGACGATGACCTGGTGCTTGGACCTTCGACAATGGGGCGTTGGAGTTATGCCTGCTCGAAACTGCTCGACGAGTTTCTTGCGCTGGCGTACCACAAGGAGCGCGACCTTCCGGTGATTATCGCGCGTCTGTTCAATACTGTCGGTCCGCGCCAAACCGGGCGCTATGGCATGGTGTTGCCGCGTTTTGTGCGCGCTGCGCTGCGCGATGTGCCGTTGCGCGTGTATGGCGATGGCCAGCAGACCCGTTGCTTCTGTTATGTCGGCGATACGGTGCGCGCTCTGATCGCCCTCCTCGACCATCCTGGGGCTGTCGGGAAGATTTTCAACGTTGGCAATCCACAAGAGGTGAGCATCCTCGAACTGGCGCAGCGCGTGGTGCGTCTGGCGAGGAGTTCGTCGCCGATTGTGCTGGTGCCCTATGAACATGCCTACGAAGCCGGTTTTGAGGACATGCGTCGCCGCGTGCCGGATATTTCGCGCCTCGCGGCGCTCACCGGCTTTCGCCCCACCCTCGATCTCGACGACATCATCCGCGCGGTGATCGCGTATGAACAGGCGCATGGGGCGTAG
- a CDS encoding ABC transporter permease, whose protein sequence is MAVLVSARAESVVTYLNPMILARKLWRHRDLIVQLTRREIEGRYRGAYLGILWSLAHPLLMLTVYTLVFGVIFQSRWPQARTDSLADFALILFAGLSAYSCFSETVGRAAGSIVSVPNYVKKVIFPLEVLPISILGAALFHMLISIGVLLVVHLAIGGGMPWTVILLPLVSLPLIFLSLGLAWFVASLGVYIRDVGQAVGIVLQVMFFLTPIFYSIQIIPEPFRTLVLFNPMAPVTENFRRVLLWGQLPSFPGTLWWILGTGVVMMLGHAWFMKTRKGFADVL, encoded by the coding sequence ATGGCAGTCCTGGTTTCCGCGCGCGCGGAAAGCGTCGTGACCTATCTGAACCCGATGATCCTGGCGCGCAAACTGTGGCGCCACCGCGACCTGATCGTGCAGTTGACGCGGCGCGAGATCGAAGGACGGTATCGCGGCGCCTATCTGGGCATTCTCTGGTCGCTGGCGCATCCGCTGCTCATGCTGACAGTCTACACGCTGGTATTCGGCGTCATTTTTCAGAGTCGCTGGCCCCAGGCGCGCACCGATAGTCTGGCGGATTTTGCCCTGATCCTGTTCGCCGGGTTGTCGGCGTACTCCTGTTTCAGCGAAACGGTGGGTCGCGCCGCCGGATCAATCGTCAGCGTGCCGAACTACGTCAAGAAGGTCATCTTTCCGCTCGAAGTGCTGCCGATCAGCATTCTCGGCGCAGCGCTGTTTCATATGCTGATCAGCATCGGCGTCTTACTCGTCGTCCATCTGGCGATTGGCGGCGGCATGCCATGGACGGTCATCCTGCTGCCGCTGGTCAGTCTGCCGCTGATCTTCCTCAGCCTGGGGCTGGCATGGTTCGTCGCCAGCCTTGGCGTCTACATCCGCGATGTGGGTCAGGCGGTTGGAATCGTGCTCCAGGTGATGTTTTTTCTGACGCCGATCTTCTACTCGATTCAGATCATTCCGGAACCGTTTCGCACGCTGGTGCTGTTCAACCCGATGGCGCCGGTGACCGAGAACTTTCGCCGGGTGCTGTTGTGGGGGCAGTTGCCCAGTTTTCCCGGCACTCTCTGGTGGATTCTGGGAACCGGCGTCGTGATGATGCTGGGACACGCCTGGTTTATGAAGACGCGCAAAGGGTTTGCCGATGTGTTGTGA